CGAACTCGATGCCCGGGCCAACCGCCTGGCGCACCTTTTGCGCGAGCAGGGTGTGCAGGCGGACAGCCTGGTGGGCATCTGTGTCGAGCGTTCGCTGGAAATGGTCATCGGCCTGTTGGCGATTCACAAGGCCGGTGGCGCCTATGTGCCGCTCGACCCGGAATACCCGCAGGAGCGTCTGGCCTACATGGTCGAGGACAGCGGCATCCGCTTGCTGCTGACCCAGAGTGCGCTGCTTTCGGGACTGCCGACCGAAGGTGTGACGGTCATTACCCTCGATCAGCCGACCGGCTGGCTGGACGGGTACAGCGCCAGCCGTCCCGACGTGCTGGTCGAGCCGTTGAACCTGGCCTATGTGATTTACACCTCCGGTTCCACCGGTAAGCCCAAGGGCGCCGGCAACAGCCACGCGGCGCTGGTCAATCGGCTGTGCTGGATGCAGGAGGCCTACGGTCTGGACGGCAGCGATGCGGTGTTGCAGAAAACCCCGTTCAGCTTTGACGTATCGGTCTGGGAGTTCTTCTGGCCGCTGCTGACCGGCGCTCGTCTGATGGTCGCGGCGCCGGGAGTGCATCGCGATCCGCTGCAATTGATCGACACCATCAACCGTCACGGCATCACCACGCTGCACTTCGTGCCGTCGATGCTCCAGGCGTTCATTCACGAGCCGGGCGTCGAGGCGTGCACCGGGCTCAAGCGCATTGTCTGCAGTGGCGAGGCCTTGCCGCTGGACGCGCAGATTCAAGTCTTCGCCAAGCTGCCGGCGGCGGGGCTGTACAACCTTTACGGCCCGACCGAAGCGGCCATCGACGTCACCCACTGGACCTGTGTCGATGAAGGCGCCGACAGTGTGCCGATCGGTCAGCCGATCGCCAACCTGCGCACCCATGTCCTCGACGCTGAGCTGTTGCCGGTGCCGAGCGGTGTGGCCGGTGAGTTGTACCTCGGCGGGGCAGGGCTGGCGCGCAGTTATCACCGTCGTCCGGGGCTGACTGCCGAACGCTTCGTGCCGTGCCCGTTCCATGACGGCGAGCGCCTGTACCGCACTGGCGACCGCGTGCGTCAGCGCGCCGACGGCGTGATCGAATACCTCGGTCGACTCGACCATCAAGTGAAGCTGCGCGGCCTGCGCATCGAACTGGGTGAGATCGAAACCCGCCTGATGCAGCATCCGCTGGTGCGCGAAGCTGTGGTGCTGGTGCAGGGCGGCAAGCATCTGGTCGGCTACCTGGTGCTGGAAGATGCCAATCCACCAGAGCAATGGCAGCAGGACGTCAAGGCCTGGCTGCTCGGCAGTCTGCCGGAATTCATGGTGCCGACCTACCTGATGACCCTGGCCAGATTGCCGGTGACCGCCAACGGCAAGCTCGACCGCAAAGCCCTGCCGCAACCGGACGCCGCGCCGCAGCAGGCCTTCGTCGCCCCGCAGGACGCCATGCAGATCGCGTTGGCGGCGATCTGGCAGGACGTGCTGGGGATCGAGCGCGTCGGCCTGGAGGACAACTTTTTCGAACTGGGCGGTGACTCGATCATCTCGATTCAGGTGGTCAGCCGTGCGCGGCAGGCCGGGATTCGGGTCAGCCCGCGCGACCTGTTCCAGTACCAGACGGTGCGTAGCCTGGCGTTGGTCGCCAAACTTGATCACAACAGCTCGGTGGATCAGGGGCCGGTGACCGGCGACGCACTGCTGGGCCCGATCCAGCAGGCGTTTTTCGCCAACTCGATGGACGCCCGCCAGCACTGGAACCAGTCGCTGCTGCTGACTGCCCGTGAACCCCTCAACGCGCAATGGCTCGACGCGGCACTTGCTCGTGTGATCAACCATCACGATGCCTTGCGCCTGCGCTATGTCGAAAGCGCCGACGGCTGGCGGCAATTCCACGGGCCGCTGGTGGAAACCGCCGACCTGTGGCAGCGCGAAGCGCAAACCGCCGAACAACTGACGGCCCTGTGCGATGCCGCCCAGCGCAGTCTGAACCTGGAAAACGGACCGCTGCTGCGCGCTGTTCTCGTGGCCATGGCCGATGGCAGCCAGCGGCTGGCATTGATCGTTCATCACTTGGTGGTGGACGGCGTGTCGTGGCGGGTGCTGCTGGAAGATTTGCAGCAAGCCTACGAACAACTGGCGGCGGGTGGCGGCGTTCAGCTGCCGGCCAAGACCAGCGCGTTCCAGACCTGGACCGCACGCCTGAGTGCTGACGCAGGGCGCTTCGACGCTCAGCTCGATTACTGGAAAGCCCAGCACCACGGTGCAGTGGACCTGCCGTGCGAACGTCCCGAGGGCAGCCTGCAAAATGTCCACGGCGAGAAAATCGAATGGCGCCTGGATGCCGCGCGCACCCGTCAATTGCTGCAACAGGCCCCGGCGGCCTATCGCACCCAGGTCAACGACCTGTTGCTGACCGCGCTGGCCCGCACGATCAGCCGCTGGACCGGGCAGTCGGGCACGCTGATCGAACTGGAAGGCCATGGCCGAGAAGACCTGTTCGATGACATCGACCTGACCCGCAGCGTGGGCTGGTTTACCAGCCTGTTCGCGATCAACCTGACCAGCCGCGACGACCTCGACGGTTCGATCAAATCGGTCAAGGAACAACTGCGCGCCGTCCCGGACAAGGGCCTGGGTTATGGCGTGCTGCGCCACCTCGCCGCGCCGTCGGTGCGTGCCGAGCTGGCGGCCTTGCCGGCGCCGCGCATCACCTTCAACTACCTGGGGCAGTTCGACCGTCAGTTCGACGACGCGGCGCTGCTGGTGCCGTCCACCGAGGGCAGCGGCAGCGCCCAGGATCCGTCTGCGCCGCTGGCCAACTGGCTGACCGTTGAAGGTCAGGTCTACGGCGGCGAACTGGCGATGAGCTGGGGTTTCAGTCGCGAGATGTTCGACGCCGCGACGGTGCAGCATCTGGCGGATCAGTACGCGCTTGAACTCTACGCGCTGATCGAGCATTGCTGCACCCAGGCGCTGCCGCAGGCCACGCCGTCGGACTTCCCGCTGGCCCGCATCACCCAGGCCGAACTCGATGGCTTGCCGGTGCCGGCCGGTCAGCTCGACGACCTGTATCCGCTGTCGCCAATGCAACAGGGTCTGCTGTTCCACACCCTTTACGAGCAAGCGGCGGGCGAGTACGTCAACCAGTTGCGCGTGGATGTGCAGGGCCTCGACGCCGAGCGTTTCCGCGCGGCGTGGCAAGCGACGCTGGACGCCCAGGACATCCTGCGCAGCGGCTTCGTCTGGCAAGGCGACTTGCAGCAGCCGCTGCAGATCGTTCACAAACACCTTGAGCTGCCGTTCACCGCGCTGGACTGGCGCGAGCGTGACGATCAGGCGCAAGCCCTGGCGGCACTGGCCGACGCCGAGCGCGTGCAGGGCTTTGATCTCAGCCAGGCGCCGTTGCTGCGTCTGGTGCTGGTGCAGACCGGCGCCGATCAATGGCACCTGATCTACACCCACCACCACATCCTGATGGATGGCTGGAGCAATTCGCAGTTGCTCGGCGAAGTCCTGCAACGCTACAGCGGTCGCGCGCCGGCCAGTGGCGGTGGGCGTTATCGCGATTACATCGCCTGGCTGCAACGCCAGGACGGCCAGTTGAGCGAGGACTTCTGGAACGGCCAACTGGCCATGCTGCAAGAGCCGACTCGTCTGGCGCGCGTGGCCTCGAGCAGCGACGGCCAGAGCGGGCACGGCGATCACTTCCAGACCCTGGATGCGCAGCGCACCCAGGCGCTGGAAACCTTCGCCCGCCAGCAGAAAGTCACGGTCAACACGCTGGTGCAAGCCGCGTGGCTGCTGTTGCTGCAACGCTACACCGGTCACGAAACCGTGGCCTTTGGCGCCACGGTGGCCGGGCGTCCGGCGGATCTGTCGGGCATCGAGCAACAAGTCGGTCTGTTCATCAACACTTTGCCGGTGATCGGCACGCCGCGTCCGGATCAGACGGTCGGCGACTGGCTGCAAGCGGTTCAGGCGCAGAACCTCGGGCTGCGCGACTTCGAGCACACGCCGCTGGCGGACATCCAGCGCTGGGCCGGGCAGGGCGGTGAAGCCCTGTTCGACAACATTCTGGTGTTCGAGAACTACCCGATTGCCCAGGCCCTGCAACAGGGCTCGGGTCAGGGCGTGGTGTTCGGCGATGTCGCCAACCTCGAACAGACCCACTACGGCCTGAGCGTGGCGGTAACCCTCAGCGAGCAATTGGCGCTGCACTACAGTTTCGAGCGCAGCCAGTTTGCCCCGGCGGTCATCGAAAGCATCGACGCCCATTTGCTGCACCTGCTGGAGCAGTTCGTTGAGTCGGCCGGGCGCAACCTCGGTGAAATCGCCCTGGCCGATGCGGCGGAGCACGCCCGGCAACACGCGGACAACCTGCCTCAGCCATACCCGGTGGACATCGGCGTGCATCAGCGCATTGCCGCACTGGCGGCCGAGCGTCCGCAACGCACGGCGGTGATTTTCGACGGCCGGCACTTCAGCTATGGCGAAATCGATCAGCGCGCCAATCAACTGGCCCATGCCCTGATCGCTCGTGGCGTCGACCCGGAAACCCGGGTCGGCGTGGCGTTGCCGCGCAGCGAAGCGGTGATCGTCGCGCTGCTGGCGGTACTCAAGGCCGGCGGTGCCTATGTGCCGCTGGACACCAGCTATCCCCGTGAGCGTCTGGCGTACCTGATCGAGGATTCGGGGCTGGCGTTGTTGCTCAGCGATTCGTCGGTGGCGGCGCAATTGCCGGTCGACGATTCGGTGCCGTTGCTGGAACTCGATCGCCTCGACCTGCGCGAGTGGCCGATCACGGCACCGTCGGTGCAACTCGATCCGCACAACCTCGCCTACGTGATCTACACCTCCGGTTCCACTGGCAATCCGAAAGGCGTCAGCGTCGCCCACGGCCCGCTGGCGATGCACTGTCAGGCCATCGGCCGGCGCTACGAAATGCGCGACAGCGACTGCGAGTTCCACTTCATGTCGTTCGCCTTCGACGGTGCCCATGAGCGCTGGCTGACCAGCCTGACCCACGGTGCTTCGCTGCTGATCCGCGATGACAGCCTGTGGACCCCGGAGCAGACCTACAACGCCATGCGCGAGCACGGCGTGACCGTGGTCGCGTTCCCGCCGGTGTACCTGCAACAACTGGCCGAGCACGCCGAACGCGAGGGCAACCCGCCGAAGGTGCGCATCTACTGCTTCGGCGGGGATGCGGTGCCGAATGCCAGTTTCGAACGAGTCAAACGTGCGCTCGATCCGGACTACATCATCAACGGCTACGGCCCGACCGAAACCGTGGTCACGCCGCTGATCTGGAAGGCCGGCCGCGAGGTGCCGTGCGGTGCCGCGTACGCGCCGATCGGCAGTCGCATCGGTGACCGCAGCGCCTACGTGCTAGACGCCGACCTGAACCTGCTGCCGCAAGGCATGGCCGGTGAGTTGTACCTCGGCGGCACGGGGCTGGCGCGGGGTTATCTGAACCGTCCGGGGCTGACGGCCGAGCGTTTTGTCGCCGACCCGTTCAGCGCCTCCGGCGGTCTGCTGTACCGCACCGGCGACCTGGTCCGCCAGCGTGCCGACGGCACGTTCGACTACCTGGATCGCATCGACAATCAGGTGAAGATTCGCGGTTTCCGTATCGAACTTGGCGAAGTCGAAGCCGCGCTGCAAGCCCTCGAAGGCGTGCGCGAAGCGGTGGTCGTGGCCCAGGAAGGCAGTGCCGGCAGCGGCAAGCGTCTGGTGGCGTATGTGGTGGGTGATTCGCCCCGCGCAGACTTCACCGAAGACCTGCGTGCGCAGCTCAAGGCCTCGCTGCCGGCCCACATGGTGCCGGCCTACGTGCTGCGTCTGGAACGCATGCCGCTGACGCCGAACGGCAAGCTCGATCGCAAGAACCTGCCCAAGCCGGACGTCAGCCAGTTGCAGCAGACTTATGTCGCGCCGCAGAGCGCGGTGGAGCAGCAACTGGCGACGATCTGGCAGGACGTGCTCAAACTCGGGCAGGTCGGGATCAGCGACAACTTCTTCGAACTGGGCGGCGACTCGATCATTTCGATCCAGGTGGTCAGCCGCGCGCGCCAGGCCGGGATTCGTTTCACTCCCAAAGACCTGTTCCAGCATCAGACCATTCAGGCCTTGGCCACGGTCGTGCAGACCGGCGACGCATTGCCGCTGATCGATCAGGCACCGGCCACCGGCAGCACCGCACTGTTGCCGATTCACCAGGTGTTTTTCGCCGATTCGATTCCTGATCGTCACCACTGGAACCAGTCGGTGATGCTCAAACCGACCCAGGCGCTGGACGCCCAGGTGCTGGAGCAGGCGCTGGATGCGCTGGTGATGCATCACGACAGTTTGCGTCTGGACTTCGTCGAACAGGCCGAAGGCTGGTCGGCGCAGTACCGTGACATCGCCACCAAGGCCGGCGAAGCGATCCTGTGGACAGTCGACATCGCGGATCTCGCCGCCCTCGAAGCGCTGGGCGAGAACGCGCAGCGCAGCCTGCAACTGAGCGGCGGTTCGTTGATCCGCGCGGTGCTGGCGAACCTGGCCGACGGCAGTCAGCGGCTGCTGCTGATCGTGCATCACCTGGTGGTCGATGGCGTGTCGTGGCGGATTCTGTTCGAAGACCTGCAAAACGTTTACCGGCAGATCGCTGCCGGTGCCGCTGTGCAATTGCCGGCCCGCACCAGCTCGGTCAAGGCCTGGGCGGCGGCCTTGCAGGATTACGCTGCCAGCCCGGCGTTGCAGGCTGAACTGGGCTTCTGGCAACAGCAGTTGCAGGGCGCTTCGGCGGTGTTGCCGTATGACCATCCGAACGGTGGGCAGCAACACGACCAGGCGCTGACCATCCGCAGCCAACTGGACAAAACCCTGACCCGTCAGTTGTTGCAGGAAGCGCCGGCGGCCTATCGCACCCAGGTCAACGACCTGCTGTTGACCGCACTGGCGCGAGCAGTCACGCGCTGGACCGGTGACGACAGTGCGCTGGTCCTGCTAGAAGGCCATGGTCGCGAAGATCTGTTCGAGCACGTCGACCTGACCCGCACCGTGGGCTGGTTCACCAGTGTGTTCCCGGCCCGTCTTGCGGCCGCCGCCGAACCGGGCGCCTCGCTGAAACAGGTCAAGGAACAACTGCGCGCGATCCCCAACAAAGGCATCGGTTTCGGTGCGCTCGCGCACCTGGGCGACGACGCTGCACGGCAGGCGCTGCAAGCCTTGCCGGCGCCGCGCCTGACCTTCAACTACCTGGGCCAGTTCGACGGCAGTTTCGATGCCGGCGACGAGGCGTTGTTTGTGCCGACCGCCGAATCCGGCGGTGCAGAAGTCAATATGCAGGGCCCGCTGGGCAATCCGCTGGCGCTCAACGGCAAGGTATTCGGCGGTGAGCTGGACCTGAGCTGGACCTTCAGCGGCGCGATGTTCGACACCGAGACCATCCAGCGTCTGGCCGATGACTATGTGCAGGAACTGACGGCGCTGATTCGCCACTGCTGCGACTCCGCCAACCGTGGCGTGACACCGTCGGACTTCCCGCTGGCGCAACTGTCCCAGGCGCAGCTTGATGCGCTGGTGCTGGAGCCGCAGGGCATCGATGACGTTTATCCGCTGTCACCGATGCAGCAGGGCATGCTGTTCCACACCCTGCTTGAACACGGCAACGGCGACTACATCAATCAGATGCGCCTGGACGTCGACGGCGTCGATCCGCAGCGCTTCCGGGCGGCGTGGCAAGCGGCGGTGGATACCCATGACATCCTGCGCACCGGGTTCTTCTGGCAGGGCGATTTGCCGCAACCGGTGCAAGTGGTGCAGCGTCAGGTCGAGGTGCCGTTCAGCGTCCTCGACTGGAGCGCCCGCGCTGATCTGGACCGCGCGCTGCAAACCCTTGCCGATGAAGAACGCGCATTGGGCCTGGACCTGAACAGTGCGCCGCTGCTGCGCCTGGTGCTGGTGAAAACGGCGACGGATCGTCACCACCTGATCTACACCAACCATCACATCCTGATGGACGGCTGGAGCAGTGCGCAGTTGCTCGGCGAGGTGTTGCAACACTACAGCGGCGAGCACGTGCCGCGCCCGACCGGTCGCTATCGCGATTACATCGCCTGGCTGCAGGGTCAGGATGCGGCTGCGTCTGAAGCTTACTGGCAGGCGGCACTGAACAACCTGCAGGAACCGACTCGCCTGAGCGATGCGCTTGCACGTCCGGTTGCCGGTCTGCCGAGCGTCGGTTACGGCGATCATTATCAGGTGCTGGACGCGGCTCTGACCCAGCGTCTGAGCGAGTTCGCCCGGGCGTCGAAAGTCACCGTCAACACCGTGGTGCAAGCCGCCTGGCTGTTGCTGCTGCAGCGTTATACCGGCAAACAATGCGTGGCGTTCGGCGCAACCGTTGCCGGGCGTCCGGCGGACCTGCCGGGGGCCGAGCAGCAGATCGGACTGTTCATCAACACCTTGCCGGTGATTGCCGAGCCGCGCGCGGATCAGAGCCTGACCGGCTGGCTGCAAAGCGTGCAGGCGCAGAACCTGGCGCTGCGCGAGTTCGAATACACGCCGCTGGCGCAGATTCAGCGCTGGGCCGGGCAGGGCGGTGACGCCTTGTTCGACAGCCTGATGGTGTTCGAGAACTACCCGATTGCCGAAGCGCTGGAGCGCGGCGCGCCCCAAGGCCTGCGCTTCGGTGCGGTGGCCAATCAGGAGCAGACCAACTATCCGCTGACCCTGCTGGTGAACATGGGCGCGCAACTGTCGGTGCATTTCAGCTTCCAGCACGACAGCTTCGCCCCGGCGAGCGTGGCGCAATTGGGCGAGCACTTGCAGCGCCTGCTCGGCCAGATGACCGACGCCGGTGAACGCTCGCTCGGCGAGCTGAGCCTGAATGCCCAGGATCAGCAGCCGGCCAGAACCGACTTCGTCACCGAGCTGTGCATCCACCAGGGCATCGACCGTCAGGTCGCCACCCGGCCGGATGCCCTGGCCGTGACCTTCGCCGACACCCGACTGACCTATGCCGAACTGGATGTCCGGGCCAACCGCCTGGCGCACAAGCTGATCGAACTCGGGGTCGGCCCGGAGGTGCGGGTGGGTGTGGCGATGCCGCGTTCCGAGCAGTTGCTTGTCGCGCTGCTGGCGGTGCTCAAGGCCGGTGGTGCCTACGTGCCGCTCGACCCGGACTACCCGGCCGACCGCGTGGCCTACATGCTCGAAGACAGCCGCGCGCGAGTGTTGCTGACCGAGCAGGCCGTCGCCGCGACGCTTATCGTGCCGACCGAAACCCGGGTGGTGCTGCTGGATCAGGTGGCTCTGGAAACGTATCCGACTCACGGCCCGCAAACCGCCGTGGCCCCGGACAACCTTGCCTATGTGATCTACACCTCCGGCTCGACTGGCAAACCGAAAGGCGTGTCGATTGCCCATCGCAACGTCATGGCGCTGATCGACTGGTCGGCCAGGGTCTACAGCCGCGACGACATTCAGGGCGTACTGGCTTCGACCTCGGTGTGTTTCGACCTGTCGGTGTGGGAGCTGTTTGTGACCCTGGCCAATGGCGGCTCGCTGATCATCGCCCGCAACGCGCTGGAACTGCCGCAACTGCCGGCAAGGGATCAGGTGCGCCTGATCAACACCGTGCCGTCGGCGATCAATGCGCTGCACCGCGCCGGGCAGATTCCACCGGGCGTGCGGATCATCAACCT
The window above is part of the Pseudomonas fluorescens genome. Proteins encoded here:
- a CDS encoding non-ribosomal peptide synthetase — encoded protein: MNAEDSLKLARRFIGLPLEKRQMFLAALQKEGVDFARFPIPAGIEAEDRQALSYAQQRMWFLWQLDPQSGAYNLPGAVRLTGRLNLVALEQAFASLVERHETLRTVFQRQADDSLLQVPASAPLVIAHEDFSALPADERERAVTHAAEQQSVLPFDLAVGPLLRVTLLKLAEQEHVLLLTLHHIVSDGWSMNVLIDEFIRCYDAFDAGEQPQLAALPIQYSDYALWQRRWLEAGEQARQLAYWQAQLGDEHPVLELPLDHSRPAMPSYRGTRYEFAVDSQLAEQLRHTAQQHQVTLFMLLLGAFNALLHRYTGQTDLRVGVPIANRNRGEIEGLIGFFVNTQVLRTQLDGQTRVDDLLRAIKETALGAQAHQDLPFERLVEALKLERSLSHTPLFQVMYNHQPQVADIATISTASGLALDSLDWQSRTTQFDLTLDTYEKGGKLHAALTYASDLFDAATIERMARHWTRLLKAMVADSSQRIGELPLLEVDEQQTLVHGWNATQAVYPVEQPIHHLIEAQVARTPDAPALTFGDTTLSYAELDARANRLAHLLREQGVQADSLVGICVERSLEMVIGLLAIHKAGGAYVPLDPEYPQERLAYMVEDSGIRLLLTQSALLSGLPTEGVTVITLDQPTGWLDGYSASRPDVLVEPLNLAYVIYTSGSTGKPKGAGNSHAALVNRLCWMQEAYGLDGSDAVLQKTPFSFDVSVWEFFWPLLTGARLMVAAPGVHRDPLQLIDTINRHGITTLHFVPSMLQAFIHEPGVEACTGLKRIVCSGEALPLDAQIQVFAKLPAAGLYNLYGPTEAAIDVTHWTCVDEGADSVPIGQPIANLRTHVLDAELLPVPSGVAGELYLGGAGLARSYHRRPGLTAERFVPCPFHDGERLYRTGDRVRQRADGVIEYLGRLDHQVKLRGLRIELGEIETRLMQHPLVREAVVLVQGGKHLVGYLVLEDANPPEQWQQDVKAWLLGSLPEFMVPTYLMTLARLPVTANGKLDRKALPQPDAAPQQAFVAPQDAMQIALAAIWQDVLGIERVGLEDNFFELGGDSIISIQVVSRARQAGIRVSPRDLFQYQTVRSLALVAKLDHNSSVDQGPVTGDALLGPIQQAFFANSMDARQHWNQSLLLTAREPLNAQWLDAALARVINHHDALRLRYVESADGWRQFHGPLVETADLWQREAQTAEQLTALCDAAQRSLNLENGPLLRAVLVAMADGSQRLALIVHHLVVDGVSWRVLLEDLQQAYEQLAAGGGVQLPAKTSAFQTWTARLSADAGRFDAQLDYWKAQHHGAVDLPCERPEGSLQNVHGEKIEWRLDAARTRQLLQQAPAAYRTQVNDLLLTALARTISRWTGQSGTLIELEGHGREDLFDDIDLTRSVGWFTSLFAINLTSRDDLDGSIKSVKEQLRAVPDKGLGYGVLRHLAAPSVRAELAALPAPRITFNYLGQFDRQFDDAALLVPSTEGSGSAQDPSAPLANWLTVEGQVYGGELAMSWGFSREMFDAATVQHLADQYALELYALIEHCCTQALPQATPSDFPLARITQAELDGLPVPAGQLDDLYPLSPMQQGLLFHTLYEQAAGEYVNQLRVDVQGLDAERFRAAWQATLDAQDILRSGFVWQGDLQQPLQIVHKHLELPFTALDWRERDDQAQALAALADAERVQGFDLSQAPLLRLVLVQTGADQWHLIYTHHHILMDGWSNSQLLGEVLQRYSGRAPASGGGRYRDYIAWLQRQDGQLSEDFWNGQLAMLQEPTRLARVASSSDGQSGHGDHFQTLDAQRTQALETFARQQKVTVNTLVQAAWLLLLQRYTGHETVAFGATVAGRPADLSGIEQQVGLFINTLPVIGTPRPDQTVGDWLQAVQAQNLGLRDFEHTPLADIQRWAGQGGEALFDNILVFENYPIAQALQQGSGQGVVFGDVANLEQTHYGLSVAVTLSEQLALHYSFERSQFAPAVIESIDAHLLHLLEQFVESAGRNLGEIALADAAEHARQHADNLPQPYPVDIGVHQRIAALAAERPQRTAVIFDGRHFSYGEIDQRANQLAHALIARGVDPETRVGVALPRSEAVIVALLAVLKAGGAYVPLDTSYPRERLAYLIEDSGLALLLSDSSVAAQLPVDDSVPLLELDRLDLREWPITAPSVQLDPHNLAYVIYTSGSTGNPKGVSVAHGPLAMHCQAIGRRYEMRDSDCEFHFMSFAFDGAHERWLTSLTHGASLLIRDDSLWTPEQTYNAMREHGVTVVAFPPVYLQQLAEHAEREGNPPKVRIYCFGGDAVPNASFERVKRALDPDYIINGYGPTETVVTPLIWKAGREVPCGAAYAPIGSRIGDRSAYVLDADLNLLPQGMAGELYLGGTGLARGYLNRPGLTAERFVADPFSASGGLLYRTGDLVRQRADGTFDYLDRIDNQVKIRGFRIELGEVEAALQALEGVREAVVVAQEGSAGSGKRLVAYVVGDSPRADFTEDLRAQLKASLPAHMVPAYVLRLERMPLTPNGKLDRKNLPKPDVSQLQQTYVAPQSAVEQQLATIWQDVLKLGQVGISDNFFELGGDSIISIQVVSRARQAGIRFTPKDLFQHQTIQALATVVQTGDALPLIDQAPATGSTALLPIHQVFFADSIPDRHHWNQSVMLKPTQALDAQVLEQALDALVMHHDSLRLDFVEQAEGWSAQYRDIATKAGEAILWTVDIADLAALEALGENAQRSLQLSGGSLIRAVLANLADGSQRLLLIVHHLVVDGVSWRILFEDLQNVYRQIAAGAAVQLPARTSSVKAWAAALQDYAASPALQAELGFWQQQLQGASAVLPYDHPNGGQQHDQALTIRSQLDKTLTRQLLQEAPAAYRTQVNDLLLTALARAVTRWTGDDSALVLLEGHGREDLFEHVDLTRTVGWFTSVFPARLAAAAEPGASLKQVKEQLRAIPNKGIGFGALAHLGDDAARQALQALPAPRLTFNYLGQFDGSFDAGDEALFVPTAESGGAEVNMQGPLGNPLALNGKVFGGELDLSWTFSGAMFDTETIQRLADDYVQELTALIRHCCDSANRGVTPSDFPLAQLSQAQLDALVLEPQGIDDVYPLSPMQQGMLFHTLLEHGNGDYINQMRLDVDGVDPQRFRAAWQAAVDTHDILRTGFFWQGDLPQPVQVVQRQVEVPFSVLDWSARADLDRALQTLADEERALGLDLNSAPLLRLVLVKTATDRHHLIYTNHHILMDGWSSAQLLGEVLQHYSGEHVPRPTGRYRDYIAWLQGQDAAASEAYWQAALNNLQEPTRLSDALARPVAGLPSVGYGDHYQVLDAALTQRLSEFARASKVTVNTVVQAAWLLLLQRYTGKQCVAFGATVAGRPADLPGAEQQIGLFINTLPVIAEPRADQSLTGWLQSVQAQNLALREFEYTPLAQIQRWAGQGGDALFDSLMVFENYPIAEALERGAPQGLRFGAVANQEQTNYPLTLLVNMGAQLSVHFSFQHDSFAPASVAQLGEHLQRLLGQMTDAGERSLGELSLNAQDQQPARTDFVTELCIHQGIDRQVATRPDALAVTFADTRLTYAELDVRANRLAHKLIELGVGPEVRVGVAMPRSEQLLVALLAVLKAGGAYVPLDPDYPADRVAYMLEDSRARVLLTEQAVAATLIVPTETRVVLLDQVALETYPTHGPQTAVAPDNLAYVIYTSGSTGKPKGVSIAHRNVMALIDWSARVYSRDDIQGVLASTSVCFDLSVWELFVTLANGGSLIIARNALELPQLPARDQVRLINTVPSAINALHRAGQIPPGVRIINLAGEPLKQTLVDALYQQPNLAHVYDLYGPSEDTTYSTWTRRTAGGQARIGRALDHSASYLLDADLQVVPQGVSAELYLSGAGVTRGYLGKAAMTAEKFVPNPFAGNGERLYRTGDLIRQREDGELEYMGRIDHQVKIRGFRIELGEIEARLLAQPGVSEAAVLAVEAEGGAQLVAYVAVPQLDLQDGEAQRQQRDGLKTGLKSSLPDYMIPAHLLFLEQLPLTPNGKLDRKALPAVDASQMQAAYVAPQSELEQQVAAIWQQVLTVERVGLNDHFFELGGHSLLAVNVVSRIALELGLTLTPQLLFQHPVLSDFVARLDTGGGAINEQKLNKLEALLDDMEEV